One part of the Streptomyces sp. NBC_00286 genome encodes these proteins:
- a CDS encoding (2,3-dihydroxybenzoyl)adenylate synthase, giving the protein MAAPISEGTVPWPKPDADRYTAAGYWAGRPMGDLLRERADLIPDATALVDGELRLTYAELAARTDALATRLLDRGLAPGDRIVVQLANSWEFTVLTWACLRAGIVPVMALPAHRRLELAYLAAHSEAAAIAVPDRLRDFDHQALAHELGKEAPGPWHVLVAGDEVGPGSVDLRALCAPSTDPAADRARLDAETPGSRDVAVFLLSGGTTGLPKLIARTHDDYAYNSRASAEVSAVDADTVYLVSLPAGHNFPLACPGILGTLLAGGRVVMLPSPEPVRVFATVAAERVTHTAVVPAVAGRWLEHAEQHGAQQMKSLRVLQVGGSRLADELARRIRPVLGTTLQQVFGMAEGLLNYTRLDDSEDVICTTQGRPVCPDDEVRLVDELDRDVPDGEPGSLLTRGPYTPRGYYRAPEHNKRAFTEDGWYRSGDICRRTPEGNLVVEGRDKDMINRGGEKVSAEEVENLVYELTDGVSQVAAVAMPDPVLGERVCLYVVPAPGRPAPTLDTIRAAMEEAGVARFKLPERIVCVEELAATKVGKIDKKALRADIAARLASPGSSTS; this is encoded by the coding sequence ATGGCCGCACCCATCAGTGAGGGCACCGTCCCCTGGCCGAAGCCCGACGCCGACCGCTACACGGCGGCCGGGTACTGGGCCGGCCGCCCGATGGGCGACCTGCTGCGCGAGAGAGCCGACCTCATACCCGACGCGACCGCACTCGTCGACGGCGAGCTCCGCCTCACGTACGCCGAACTCGCAGCCCGCACCGACGCGTTGGCGACACGGCTGCTCGACCGCGGACTCGCCCCCGGCGACCGGATCGTGGTCCAGCTCGCCAACAGCTGGGAGTTCACGGTCCTGACCTGGGCCTGTCTGCGCGCAGGGATCGTGCCGGTGATGGCGCTCCCCGCGCACCGCCGCCTCGAACTGGCCTACCTGGCCGCACACTCCGAGGCCGCCGCCATCGCCGTACCCGACCGGCTGCGTGACTTCGACCACCAGGCGCTCGCCCACGAACTCGGCAAGGAAGCACCCGGCCCCTGGCACGTACTGGTCGCGGGTGACGAGGTCGGCCCCGGCAGCGTGGACCTGCGCGCCCTGTGCGCGCCGAGCACGGACCCCGCCGCCGACCGCGCCCGCCTGGACGCGGAAACCCCCGGCAGCCGCGACGTCGCCGTGTTCCTGCTCTCCGGCGGCACCACCGGCCTGCCCAAACTGATCGCCCGCACCCACGACGACTACGCCTACAACTCCCGCGCCAGCGCTGAGGTCAGCGCCGTCGACGCCGACACGGTCTACCTCGTGAGCCTGCCCGCCGGGCACAACTTCCCGCTGGCCTGCCCCGGAATCCTCGGCACCCTGCTGGCCGGCGGCCGGGTCGTGATGCTGCCCAGCCCAGAACCGGTTCGCGTCTTCGCCACCGTCGCCGCGGAGCGGGTCACCCACACCGCCGTCGTACCCGCGGTCGCCGGACGCTGGCTGGAACACGCCGAGCAGCACGGGGCACAGCAGATGAAGAGCCTGCGGGTGCTCCAGGTCGGCGGCTCCCGGCTCGCCGACGAACTGGCCCGCCGTATCCGCCCCGTACTCGGTACGACACTCCAGCAGGTGTTCGGCATGGCAGAGGGCCTGCTCAACTACACGCGCCTCGACGACTCCGAGGACGTCATCTGCACCACCCAGGGCCGCCCCGTGTGCCCCGACGACGAGGTACGGCTGGTCGACGAACTCGACCGGGACGTCCCCGACGGCGAGCCCGGCTCCCTGCTCACCCGCGGCCCCTACACCCCGCGCGGCTACTACCGCGCCCCCGAGCACAACAAGCGGGCCTTCACCGAGGACGGCTGGTATCGCAGCGGCGACATCTGCCGCCGTACGCCCGAGGGCAATCTCGTCGTCGAGGGCCGCGACAAGGACATGATCAACCGGGGCGGGGAGAAGGTCTCCGCGGAGGAAGTCGAGAACCTCGTCTACGAGTTGACCGACGGCGTCAGCCAGGTAGCGGCCGTGGCCATGCCCGATCCCGTCCTGGGCGAGCGCGTCTGCCTCTACGTCGTACCCGCACCCGGTCGCCCCGCTCCCACCCTGGACACGATCCGCGCCGCCATGGAGGAGGCCGGGGTCGCCCGCTTCAAACTCCCCGAACGCATCGTGTGCGTAGAGGAGTTGGCCGCTACGAAGGTCGGCAAGATCGACAAGAAGGCACTGCGCGCGGACATCGCGGCCCGCCTCGCGTCCCCCGGGAGCAGTACGTCATGA
- a CDS encoding acetate--CoA ligase family protein, producing MGATHPVLPESGPDAWPGTGRIWGEAFAEPAGSAELGALFAPRGIAVIGASRDPAKLGAALARSVAGFPGYVALVNARDPEPGSGVYASVEEAAEHGPIDLALVCLPARVCADAVAEAAKAGARAAVVYGGGFAEAGADGERYQRELADVVERTGIRLLGPNTSGFLAPGRGLTASFVPGAADVPTGRVAVVAASGGVNHALAFLLSEAGHGVSLAVGLGNCVDVTAADVLEHLAGDPHTGAVALHIESVADGRRLTGAVARLAATRPVVALVVGRHDVGAFAASHTGALATSWRTTRAALTQAGAVLVDDERELVDAVGALSLVRLPAAVDPGVGVVTAQAGPGLLLLDELRGRRAAVPELTADTRRALAEVLPPLTYQANPVDTGRPGPGFGAVLNTVAADLAVDLIAGYALHEPAAFDLLEAVDTAGHNVPLLLGVGGTGDDVRRVRRALLERGVPVAADPQGLAAMTGALLADARARHRTAAGAGAPRVAVAVEPGPGPWDEDQAKALLDRLDIPTMPRRACMDRAAAHRALAELPGPVAVKLLDAAVLHKTEIGGVRLGVSTPAELDAALDAIEAAARCAAGASGGAVDGGSAAGVAGASGPLAAAVDGVVPVGPAGADHGRTAADGEPAPPGPPAPDHESRTGGAGGKDTAEGEAVAAAPEAPQVLVEAMAPPGVDLVVGARRDPVFGPVVLVGLGGTTAEALADVSIRLAPLTATEAATMPADLAGHALLDGWRGGPVLDRAALGQVTAALGALLAAHPELAEIEINPLRITAHGLVALDAVCIAARAAGPAGPAGMAQEEGGD from the coding sequence GTGGGTGCTACCCACCCGGTCCTGCCGGAGTCCGGCCCGGACGCGTGGCCGGGCACGGGGCGGATCTGGGGCGAGGCGTTTGCCGAGCCCGCCGGGTCCGCCGAGCTCGGTGCGCTCTTCGCCCCCCGCGGTATCGCCGTCATCGGTGCCTCCCGGGACCCGGCGAAGCTGGGGGCCGCGCTGGCCCGTTCCGTTGCCGGGTTTCCGGGGTACGTGGCGCTCGTCAACGCGCGTGATCCGGAGCCGGGCTCCGGGGTCTATGCGTCGGTCGAGGAGGCCGCCGAGCACGGCCCGATCGACCTCGCCCTGGTCTGCCTGCCGGCCAGGGTGTGCGCGGATGCCGTTGCCGAGGCTGCCAAGGCCGGGGCTCGGGCCGCCGTTGTCTACGGGGGCGGGTTCGCCGAGGCCGGAGCGGACGGTGAGCGGTATCAGCGCGAGCTGGCCGATGTGGTCGAGCGCACCGGTATCCGGCTGCTCGGTCCGAACACCTCCGGGTTCCTCGCGCCCGGCCGGGGCCTCACCGCCAGCTTCGTACCCGGTGCCGCCGACGTGCCGACCGGCCGGGTCGCCGTCGTGGCGGCCAGCGGCGGTGTCAACCACGCGCTGGCGTTCCTGCTGAGCGAGGCCGGGCACGGCGTGAGCCTTGCCGTAGGGCTCGGCAACTGCGTGGACGTCACGGCCGCCGACGTACTGGAGCACCTGGCCGGCGATCCGCACACCGGCGCCGTGGCGCTGCACATCGAGTCCGTCGCCGACGGGCGGCGACTGACCGGCGCGGTCGCCCGGCTCGCCGCCACCCGCCCGGTCGTCGCGCTCGTCGTCGGCCGCCACGATGTCGGCGCCTTCGCCGCCTCCCACACCGGCGCCCTCGCCACCTCCTGGCGTACGACCCGCGCGGCCCTCACCCAGGCCGGTGCCGTGCTGGTGGACGACGAACGTGAACTGGTCGACGCGGTGGGCGCGTTGTCGCTCGTACGCCTTCCCGCAGCCGTCGACCCGGGGGTGGGCGTGGTGACGGCCCAGGCCGGCCCCGGCCTGCTGCTCCTGGACGAGCTGCGCGGGCGCCGCGCCGCCGTGCCCGAGCTGACCGCGGACACCCGGCGCGCACTGGCCGAGGTGCTGCCGCCGCTGACGTACCAGGCGAACCCGGTCGACACCGGCCGGCCCGGCCCCGGTTTCGGCGCCGTACTGAACACGGTGGCCGCCGACCTGGCCGTGGACCTGATCGCCGGGTACGCGCTCCACGAACCGGCCGCCTTCGACCTGCTCGAGGCCGTGGACACGGCCGGTCACAACGTGCCGCTGCTGCTCGGAGTCGGCGGCACGGGCGACGACGTACGACGCGTCCGCCGCGCCCTGCTGGAGCGGGGCGTACCGGTGGCCGCCGACCCGCAAGGCCTCGCCGCCATGACCGGCGCGCTACTGGCGGACGCCCGCGCCCGGCACCGTACGGCCGCCGGGGCGGGTGCGCCTCGGGTGGCGGTGGCTGTGGAGCCAGGCCCGGGACCCTGGGACGAGGACCAGGCCAAGGCGCTCCTGGACCGGCTGGACATACCGACCATGCCCCGCCGAGCCTGCATGGATCGCGCCGCCGCCCACCGGGCGCTGGCCGAACTACCCGGCCCGGTCGCGGTCAAGTTGCTGGACGCAGCCGTACTGCACAAGACCGAGATCGGCGGAGTCCGCCTCGGCGTAAGCACCCCGGCCGAACTGGACGCGGCCCTGGACGCGATCGAGGCGGCGGCCAGGTGCGCCGCCGGCGCGAGCGGCGGGGCGGTTGACGGCGGCAGCGCGGCCGGGGTCGCCGGAGCGTCGGGTCCCCTCGCCGCGGCGGTGGACGGCGTCGTGCCCGTCGGGCCTGCCGGGGCCGACCACGGACGCACAGCCGCCGACGGCGAGCCCGCCCCACCAGGGCCACCCGCACCCGACCATGAATCCCGCACGGGTGGTGCGGGTGGGAAAGACACCGCCGAAGGCGAAGCCGTGGCGGCGGCCCCCGAAGCGCCGCAGGTACTCGTCGAGGCGATGGCCCCGCCCGGCGTGGACCTCGTGGTCGGCGCCCGCAGGGACCCCGTGTTCGGCCCGGTCGTCCTGGTCGGCCTCGGCGGCACCACCGCCGAAGCGCTGGCAGACGTCAGCATCCGGCTCGCCCCGCTCACCGCGACGGAAGCCGCGACGATGCCCGCCGACCTGGCCGGACACGCCCTCCTCGACGGCTGGCGCGGCGGTCCCGTACTGGACCGGGCCGCCCTCGGCCAAGTGACGGCGGCCCTCGGCGCTCTGCTCGCCGCCCACCCCGAACTCGCCGAGATCGAAATCAACCCACTACGGATCACCGCTCACGGCCTCGTGGCGCTGGATGCTGTGTGTATCGCCGCTAGAGCTGCTGGACCTGCCGGACCTGCCGGAATGGCACAAGAAGAAGGTGGTGACTGA
- a CDS encoding FAD-dependent monooxygenase encodes MRIAVVGGGPGGLFFAALIRQADPSAEVTVFERNRADDAFGFGVVFSDRTLVGIHEADPVLREALDAHGRHWEDIEVRLKGERIRCGGNGMAAIARRTLLGLLQERARDLGAELRFEAEKSLSELEGYDLVVAADGTSSRIRTAIEQRLEPSVETATAKFIWFGTDYMFDGLTFVHERGPHGVFAVHGYPISADVSTFIVETDEATWRAAGLDAFDVTQPPGPSDEATKAYLEELFAEQIDGHRLLVNNSRWGNFRTRRTRHWYVTEPRPVVLLGDAAHTAHFSVGSGTKMAMEDAIALSAALAKHGDDLPAALAAYESAARPSVEAIQNAARPSLGWWEHFGEYHDAFEPWQFAYHFLSRSITDGRLARRAPDFVRTSHDEWQARHGGSDPLDTPFDLCTWQLPSRVMLVEPDGTAAVGGTGDPLPLRVSVSDAPGPWGARITAPDDETGLAASYARLADLAAVGPVLVTVEGGTAHTRALLTERARLHHDLPALLVDNTLDRDRAVTAVLSGRTDLVGAAADTVAAWEVTR; translated from the coding sequence ATGCGCATCGCTGTCGTCGGCGGCGGACCGGGCGGGCTGTTCTTCGCCGCCCTGATCCGGCAGGCCGACCCGTCCGCCGAGGTGACGGTCTTCGAACGCAACCGGGCCGACGACGCGTTCGGCTTCGGCGTGGTGTTCTCCGACCGGACGCTCGTCGGCATCCACGAGGCGGACCCCGTGCTCCGTGAGGCGCTGGACGCGCACGGCCGGCACTGGGAGGACATCGAGGTACGGCTGAAGGGCGAGCGGATCCGCTGCGGCGGCAACGGCATGGCGGCGATCGCCCGCCGTACGCTGCTGGGGCTGCTCCAGGAGCGGGCCCGTGACCTGGGCGCGGAGCTGCGGTTCGAGGCGGAGAAGTCGCTGTCCGAACTGGAGGGTTACGACCTCGTGGTCGCGGCCGACGGCACGTCTTCGCGGATCCGTACGGCGATCGAGCAGCGTCTTGAGCCCTCCGTCGAGACGGCAACGGCGAAGTTCATCTGGTTCGGCACGGACTACATGTTCGACGGGCTCACCTTCGTCCACGAGCGCGGTCCTCACGGCGTGTTCGCGGTGCACGGCTACCCGATCAGCGCGGACGTGAGCACGTTCATCGTGGAGACCGACGAGGCGACGTGGCGGGCGGCGGGGCTTGACGCGTTCGACGTGACGCAGCCGCCCGGACCGAGCGACGAGGCGACGAAGGCCTACCTGGAGGAGCTGTTCGCCGAGCAGATCGACGGACACCGGCTCCTGGTCAACAACTCCCGCTGGGGCAACTTCCGCACCCGGCGCACCCGCCACTGGTACGTCACCGAGCCGCGCCCCGTCGTCCTGCTCGGCGACGCCGCACACACCGCGCACTTCTCCGTGGGCTCCGGCACGAAGATGGCCATGGAGGACGCGATCGCGCTGTCCGCCGCCCTGGCCAAGCACGGCGACGACCTCCCGGCCGCCCTCGCCGCGTACGAGTCCGCCGCCCGCCCCTCGGTGGAGGCCATCCAGAACGCGGCCCGCCCCAGCCTCGGCTGGTGGGAACACTTCGGTGAGTATCACGACGCCTTCGAGCCCTGGCAGTTCGCGTACCACTTCCTGTCCCGCAGCATCACGGACGGCCGCCTGGCGCGACGGGCGCCGGACTTCGTCCGTACCAGTCACGACGAGTGGCAGGCACGGCACGGCGGCTCCGACCCGCTGGACACCCCGTTCGACCTCTGTACGTGGCAGCTGCCGAGCCGGGTCATGCTGGTGGAGCCCGACGGCACCGCGGCGGTGGGCGGCACCGGGGATCCGCTGCCGCTGCGTGTGTCGGTGTCGGACGCGCCGGGGCCCTGGGGGGCCCGGATCACGGCTCCGGACGACGAAACGGGCCTGGCCGCCTCGTACGCGCGACTGGCCGACCTGGCGGCCGTGGGTCCCGTCCTGGTCACCGTGGAGGGCGGTACGGCCCACACCCGCGCCCTGCTCACGGAGCGGGCCCGCCTGCACCACGACCTGCCCGCCCTGTTGGTCGACAACACGCTGGACCGCGACCGCGCGGTCACGGCCGTGCTGTCCGGGCGGACGGATCTGGTCGGTGCTGCTGCCGACACCGTGGCGGCTTGGGAGGTGACCCGGTGA
- a CDS encoding fumarylacetoacetate hydrolase family protein — translation MRLATIRTTEGTRAVRIDDDFAVELGHPDLGALLRRPGWRAEAASADGPRHELTAVDYAPPVPSPEKIVCVGLNYRNHILEMGRELPEHPTLFAKFARAQVGAYDPVAPPAGSDAVDWEAELGVYIGTEVRHATPEQARAAIAGYTVVNDVTARDFQYRSPQWLQGKTFEASTPVGPWLVVTDEADTDEQQPLARELTCSVDGELMQKADTGDLVFDPAALVAYISRIVTLVPGDLIATGTPGGVGHARKPPRYLTEGSELVTRVEGVGECRNTLVRG, via the coding sequence ATGAGGCTCGCGACCATCCGTACGACCGAGGGCACCCGGGCCGTCCGTATCGACGACGACTTCGCCGTCGAGCTCGGCCACCCCGACCTGGGCGCGCTGCTGCGCCGCCCCGGCTGGCGGGCCGAGGCCGCGAGCGCCGACGGTCCGCGCCACGAACTGACCGCCGTGGACTACGCGCCGCCGGTCCCGTCCCCCGAGAAGATCGTGTGCGTCGGGCTCAACTACCGCAACCACATCCTGGAGATGGGCCGCGAACTGCCCGAACACCCCACGCTGTTCGCCAAGTTCGCCCGCGCCCAGGTCGGTGCGTACGACCCGGTGGCGCCGCCCGCCGGATCCGACGCGGTGGACTGGGAGGCCGAACTCGGCGTGTACATCGGCACCGAGGTCCGGCACGCCACGCCCGAGCAGGCCCGCGCCGCGATCGCCGGATACACGGTGGTCAACGACGTGACCGCGCGCGACTTCCAGTACCGCTCTCCGCAGTGGCTGCAGGGCAAGACCTTCGAGGCGAGTACGCCGGTGGGGCCGTGGCTGGTCGTCACGGATGAAGCGGACACGGATGAACAGCAGCCGTTGGCACGGGAGTTGACCTGTTCCGTCGACGGGGAGCTGATGCAGAAGGCCGACACCGGCGACCTGGTCTTCGACCCGGCGGCCCTGGTGGCGTACATCTCGCGGATCGTCACCCTCGTCCCCGGCGACCTGATCGCCACCGGCACGCCCGGCGGTGTCGGTCACGCCCGTAAGCCCCCGCGCTATCTGACCGAGGGCAGCGAACTGGTGACCCGCGTCGAGGGCGTCGGCGAGTGCCGTAACACCCTGGTGAGGGGCTGA
- a CDS encoding cupin domain-containing protein — protein sequence MTITDERAALERLYADFEAAHLTPLWTQREGLMTEQPRPDAVPALWRWSVLHPLAARSGDLVPVGRGGERRAIALANPGLPGTAYATPTLWAAIQYLGPGEEAPAHRHTQTAFRFVVEGEGVWTNVEGDPVAMCRGDLLLTPGMHFHEHHNTTDRPMAWIDGLDIPLVRQLDAGFFEFGPDQLGTRATPAASRNERLWGHPGLRPVGAPATPSSPLMAYRWEHTDAALTAQLELEDEGYPGVVDPGHAVVRFTDPATARDALSTIRTEMHRLRPGARTATTRVVGSSVWQVFDGTGTVEVGGERYDVAKGDLFAVPSWAPLTLSTDSGLDAFRFSDDPVYEAIGLARTHREEPSA from the coding sequence GTGACGATCACCGACGAACGCGCCGCGCTGGAGAGGCTCTACGCCGACTTCGAGGCCGCGCATCTGACACCCCTGTGGACCCAGCGCGAGGGTCTGATGACCGAGCAGCCGCGTCCGGACGCCGTGCCGGCCCTGTGGCGCTGGTCGGTGCTCCACCCGCTCGCCGCGCGCAGCGGCGACCTGGTCCCCGTGGGCCGGGGCGGCGAGCGGCGGGCGATCGCGCTGGCCAATCCGGGCCTGCCCGGCACCGCGTACGCCACCCCCACCCTGTGGGCCGCGATCCAGTACCTCGGCCCCGGTGAGGAGGCCCCGGCCCACCGGCACACCCAGACCGCGTTCCGCTTCGTGGTGGAGGGCGAGGGCGTGTGGACCAACGTGGAGGGCGACCCGGTGGCGATGTGCCGCGGCGACCTGCTGCTCACGCCCGGCATGCACTTCCACGAGCACCACAACACCACCGACCGCCCGATGGCCTGGATCGACGGCCTGGACATACCCCTCGTCCGCCAACTGGACGCCGGATTCTTCGAGTTCGGCCCGGATCAACTGGGCACCCGCGCCACCCCGGCCGCCTCCCGCAACGAACGCCTGTGGGGCCACCCGGGCCTGCGCCCCGTCGGCGCCCCCGCCACGCCCTCCTCCCCGCTCATGGCCTACCGCTGGGAGCACACCGACGCCGCGCTCACCGCCCAACTGGAGCTGGAGGACGAGGGCTACCCGGGCGTGGTGGACCCCGGCCACGCGGTCGTACGGTTCACCGACCCGGCCACCGCTCGGGACGCGCTGTCCACGATCCGCACCGAGATGCACCGGCTGCGCCCCGGCGCCCGTACCGCGACGACCCGCGTGGTCGGCTCCTCGGTGTGGCAGGTCTTCGACGGCACCGGCACGGTCGAGGTGGGCGGCGAGCGCTACGACGTCGCCAAGGGCGATCTGTTCGCTGTCCCCTCCTGGGCCCCGCTGACCCTGTCCACCGACAGCGGCCTGGACGCCTTCCGTTTCTCCGACGATCCCGTCTACGAGGCGATCGGTCTGGCCCGCACGCACCGAGAGGAGCCTTCCGCATGA
- a CDS encoding PaaX family transcriptional regulator: MKPRSLVFDLFGDYLRYRGGEARLRALVALMDCFDVPESTVRVVAARMRKEGWLDARREGRETVYVLTDASWRLLDEGRERIFARAPGPWDGQWHMVIYSVPEADRALREQLRKKLSWLGFGMLSASVWISPHDRIAEVRESFANESAVRIDALHARSESAAADRDMAARSWDLTGLNKECGELLDRYRPRLADYRAGVPRGRDALVERMRLVHDYRLLPFRDPDLPPELLPEDWAGRRLHEVFLEAHGLLRAEAEGYVDEVIGAAGG, from the coding sequence GTGAAACCGCGGTCGCTGGTCTTCGACTTGTTCGGCGACTATCTGCGCTATCGGGGCGGCGAGGCCCGGCTGCGTGCTCTGGTCGCGCTGATGGACTGCTTCGACGTGCCCGAGAGCACGGTCAGGGTGGTCGCCGCCCGGATGCGCAAGGAGGGCTGGCTCGATGCCCGAAGGGAGGGCAGGGAGACCGTCTACGTCCTCACCGACGCCTCGTGGCGGCTCCTCGACGAGGGCCGGGAACGGATCTTCGCCCGGGCGCCCGGGCCCTGGGACGGGCAGTGGCACATGGTCATCTACTCGGTGCCCGAGGCCGACCGGGCGCTGCGCGAGCAGCTGCGCAAGAAGCTGTCCTGGCTGGGCTTCGGCATGCTGTCGGCGTCGGTGTGGATCAGTCCGCACGACCGGATCGCGGAGGTCAGGGAGAGCTTCGCGAACGAGTCCGCGGTACGGATCGACGCGCTGCACGCCCGTTCCGAGTCCGCCGCGGCAGACCGGGACATGGCGGCCAGGTCCTGGGATCTGACGGGCCTGAACAAGGAGTGCGGCGAGCTGCTCGACCGCTACCGGCCCCGCCTCGCCGACTACCGCGCCGGGGTGCCGCGCGGCCGGGACGCGCTGGTCGAGCGTATGCGCCTGGTCCACGACTACCGCCTGCTGCCGTTCCGGGACCCGGACCTGCCTCCCGAACTGCTCCCCGAGGACTGGGCCGGCCGCCGCCTCCACGAGGTGTTCCTGGAGGCCCATGGGTTGCTGCGGGCGGAGGCGGAGGGCTACGTCGACGAGGTGATCGGCGCGGCCGGCGGCTGA
- a CDS encoding alpha/beta fold hydrolase gives MADTFVLISGASHGGWTWRLVAERLRAAGHRVLAPDLPGLTDGADPRAHSLADVGDFIVDLVERHDLRDVTLVAHSWGGYPLTAAAPRLAPRLRKLIYWSAFVPAEGRCLLDEVPPHYTAMFRQAAAASGNDGIVFPYEVFTAAFMQDGDESTQRLVHELLVPQPLRYFTETVAPIDPAALGVPASYVVGTEDLALPPGEYGWTPRFPQRLGPDTPVIEFAGTHEAQFTRPDELTAALLKA, from the coding sequence ATGGCAGACACCTTCGTTCTCATCTCCGGCGCCAGTCACGGCGGCTGGACCTGGCGTCTGGTGGCCGAACGGCTGCGCGCCGCCGGTCACCGAGTACTGGCCCCTGACCTGCCCGGCCTCACCGACGGCGCCGACCCCCGCGCGCACAGCCTGGCCGACGTCGGCGACTTCATCGTCGACCTCGTCGAACGGCACGACCTGCGCGACGTCACCCTGGTCGCACACAGCTGGGGCGGCTACCCGCTCACCGCCGCGGCACCGCGACTGGCCCCGCGACTGCGCAAGCTCATCTACTGGAGCGCGTTCGTCCCGGCGGAGGGGCGATGCCTGCTGGACGAGGTCCCGCCGCACTACACCGCAATGTTCCGCCAGGCCGCCGCCGCCTCCGGCAACGACGGCATCGTCTTCCCGTACGAGGTCTTCACGGCAGCCTTCATGCAGGACGGCGACGAGAGCACCCAGCGCCTGGTCCACGAACTGCTGGTGCCGCAGCCCCTGCGCTACTTCACCGAGACGGTCGCCCCCATCGACCCGGCCGCGCTCGGCGTCCCCGCGTCCTACGTCGTCGGCACCGAAGACCTGGCCCTGCCGCCCGGCGAGTACGGCTGGACGCCCCGCTTCCCGCAGCGCCTCGGCCCCGACACCCCGGTCATCGAGTTCGCCGGCACTCACGAGGCCCAGTTCACGCGGCCCGACGAGCTGACGGCGGCGCTGCTCAAGGCATGA
- a CDS encoding MFS transporter: MTPGDVRSRSRSELMVLGLCFAVIMFDGYDLIVYGATVPALMQYEPWGLTAPEAGVIGSYALVGMLVGALVAGVATDAVGRRKVMLISVSWFSLAMAGCALAPSAELFGLFRLLGGLGLGGVMPTAIALTAEYSASHRRSLNNALMFAGYPVGGILAATLALSLMPAFGFRIMYWIGAAPLLIVVPLLWRHLPESLSYLVAKGRTDEAARLAERLGTHVPEAVPSAPGARAKSPVAVLFSRRHFGPAVLFAITSFFGLLLVYGLNTWLPQIMKSAGYPLSSSLLFLVMMNVGAAVGSILVAPVGDRLGMKPVTAVTFVAAALSISLLSSPTASWVMYGLVAIAGFGTIGTQIMVNAYVAMHFPPEVRATALGWTLGIGRLGAVVGPTFGGILLASDLATEWNFYAFAIPAAAGALMVLLLPKGQRAAAPAPDAVPARA; encoded by the coding sequence CGCGGTGATCATGTTCGACGGGTATGACCTGATCGTTTACGGGGCCACGGTGCCGGCCCTGATGCAGTACGAGCCCTGGGGACTGACCGCGCCCGAGGCCGGGGTGATCGGCAGTTACGCCCTCGTCGGGATGCTGGTCGGCGCACTGGTCGCCGGTGTGGCCACCGACGCCGTCGGCCGGCGCAAGGTGATGCTGATCAGCGTCAGCTGGTTCTCGCTGGCCATGGCGGGCTGCGCGCTGGCACCGAGCGCCGAGCTCTTCGGGCTGTTCCGGCTGCTCGGCGGGCTCGGCCTCGGCGGTGTGATGCCCACCGCGATCGCCCTGACCGCCGAGTACTCGGCGTCCCACCGGCGCAGCCTGAACAACGCGCTGATGTTCGCCGGCTACCCGGTCGGCGGCATACTCGCCGCCACGCTGGCGCTGTCCCTCATGCCGGCGTTCGGCTTCCGGATCATGTACTGGATCGGCGCCGCACCGCTCCTGATCGTCGTCCCGCTCCTGTGGCGTCACCTGCCGGAATCCCTCAGCTACCTCGTCGCCAAGGGCCGTACGGACGAGGCCGCGCGACTGGCCGAGAGGCTGGGCACGCACGTGCCGGAGGCGGTGCCCTCCGCGCCCGGTGCACGCGCGAAGAGCCCGGTCGCCGTCTTGTTCAGCAGGCGCCACTTCGGGCCCGCCGTGCTCTTCGCGATCACCAGCTTCTTCGGTCTGCTGCTGGTGTACGGGCTCAACACCTGGCTGCCGCAGATCATGAAGTCGGCGGGCTATCCGCTGTCGAGCTCGCTGCTGTTCCTGGTGATGATGAACGTCGGCGCGGCGGTCGGATCCATCCTGGTGGCGCCGGTCGGCGACAGGCTGGGCATGAAGCCGGTGACCGCGGTGACATTCGTCGCGGCGGCCCTGTCCATCTCCCTGCTGAGCTCGCCGACGGCCTCCTGGGTGATGTACGGGCTTGTGGCGATCGCGGGGTTCGGCACCATCGGCACGCAGATCATGGTCAACGCGTATGTCGCCATGCACTTCCCGCCCGAGGTCCGCGCGACCGCGCTGGGCTGGACCCTGGGCATCGGACGGCTCGGCGCGGTCGTAGGACCGACCTTCGGCGGCATCCTGCTCGCGTCCGACCTGGCCACGGAGTGGAACTTCTACGCCTTCGCGATCCCGGCGGCCGCCGGGGCCCTCATGGTCCTCCTGCTCCCCAAGGGCCAACGGGCCGCCGCCCCCGCGCCGGACGCGGTGCCTGCACGGGCCTGA